One Roseofilum capinflatum BLCC-M114 DNA segment encodes these proteins:
- a CDS encoding DUF1818 family protein, whose amino-acid sequence MIKQGPQWRVGWKPEAPEYPALLGGADWAIELTAPELQEFQKLLQQLLHSLEQIAPELMEEETITCEAEGSLLWMEVQGYPHSFSLHFILNTGRRAEGTWPAIVTPEVIQALNTLEGF is encoded by the coding sequence GTGATTAAACAAGGGCCCCAATGGCGCGTCGGCTGGAAACCCGAAGCCCCAGAGTATCCCGCGTTGCTCGGCGGTGCAGATTGGGCGATCGAGCTAACCGCCCCAGAACTGCAAGAATTTCAGAAACTCCTACAGCAACTGCTCCACAGCCTAGAGCAAATCGCCCCCGAACTCATGGAGGAAGAAACCATCACCTGTGAAGCTGAAGGCAGCCTTTTGTGGATGGAAGTCCAAGGCTATCCCCATAGCTTTAGCCTCCATTTCATCCTCAACACCGGTCGTCGAGCCGAAGGAACCTGGCCTGCGATCGTCACCCCAGAAGTAATTCAGGCTTTAAATACCTTAGAGGGGTTTTAA
- a CDS encoding DNA-directed RNA polymerase subunit omega produces the protein MLKRTSVDSQELMRRAEELINAASNRYRITVQVAHRAQRRRYEEFDNLDDPKMKPVIRAVIEMSDELTQPEIIGE, from the coding sequence ATGCTCAAGCGCACTTCCGTAGACAGCCAAGAATTAATGCGTCGTGCTGAAGAACTCATTAATGCCGCATCCAACCGCTATCGGATTACCGTACAGGTCGCCCATCGCGCCCAACGTCGCCGCTACGAAGAATTTGATAACCTGGACGATCCGAAAATGAAGCCCGTTATTCGAGCGGTAATTGAAATGTCGGACGAGTTAACCCAACCGGAAATCATTGGTGAATGA
- a CDS encoding sensor domain-containing diguanylate cyclase, giving the protein MNDRFTQILNLQLKASYLLINDRFLILETDPKMDCVLPKFAADRGVDLRDICPMLSSVSLEGLRESESVEREGYLGAVYLKIVLRKLPDGTEENLGSVYLVLIEDRTQVHRKEEELEKQGAGDRLLRKMNDKIRQSLGLEEILQSSVDQLQALLGIDRALVYYFNPDWSGTVVVEAVNSTCDSILDQPIDKLYTKDQIPFYQQGNISQISDLETADLPEDDRQFLHQLQVRSQLVFPIQLGIPLNPPPQNTFKLGQSNLPLASPYHPPWETYLWGLLIVHQCHQSRTWEAWETQLLQDISTQLSIAIQQSQLYEQLKEANQELKQLAASDSLTQLYNRRRFEQVLQKEWRRLSRERSPLGLILCDIDYFRLYNEAYGYLSGDFCLQLIADAVRQALKRPADLVARYGAEEFAVLLPHTDLSGSTHVAHIIEHNIIGLDLEHKTSPVAPTVTVSMGVAALIPRIDTQPQFLLELTRYVLDQAKRNGHNQIVAANASVLLDF; this is encoded by the coding sequence ATGAATGATCGATTCACTCAGATTTTAAACCTTCAATTGAAAGCTAGTTATTTGCTGATTAACGATCGGTTTTTAATTCTAGAGACCGATCCAAAAATGGATTGTGTTCTCCCCAAGTTTGCTGCGGATCGGGGAGTAGATCTTAGGGATATTTGCCCGATGTTAAGCTCTGTCAGCCTAGAGGGATTAAGGGAGAGTGAGTCTGTAGAAAGAGAAGGGTATTTAGGAGCCGTTTACCTGAAGATCGTCTTGAGGAAACTTCCCGATGGGACAGAAGAAAATCTAGGCTCTGTATACTTAGTGCTGATTGAAGATCGGACTCAAGTCCATCGGAAGGAAGAGGAACTAGAAAAACAAGGCGCAGGCGATCGCCTCTTACGAAAGATGAACGACAAAATTCGCCAATCTCTAGGTCTCGAAGAAATCCTACAATCGAGTGTCGATCAACTCCAAGCCCTATTGGGCATAGACAGAGCCTTAGTTTACTATTTTAATCCAGATTGGAGCGGTACGGTCGTAGTCGAAGCGGTGAATTCAACCTGTGATTCGATCCTGGATCAGCCGATTGACAAGCTGTATACGAAAGATCAAATTCCATTCTATCAGCAGGGAAACATCAGCCAAATCAGCGATCTAGAAACGGCCGATCTCCCAGAAGACGATCGCCAATTTCTCCATCAACTTCAGGTGCGATCGCAATTAGTCTTCCCCATTCAACTGGGCATTCCCTTAAATCCCCCTCCCCAAAACACCTTTAAACTGGGCCAATCCAACTTACCCCTGGCCTCCCCTTACCATCCCCCCTGGGAAACCTATCTCTGGGGACTGTTGATCGTTCATCAATGTCATCAATCTCGAACCTGGGAAGCTTGGGAAACCCAACTTCTACAAGATATCAGTACCCAACTGAGTATCGCCATCCAACAATCCCAACTCTACGAACAACTCAAAGAAGCTAACCAAGAACTCAAACAACTGGCAGCTTCCGATAGTCTCACCCAACTGTATAACCGCCGTCGCTTTGAGCAAGTCCTACAAAAAGAATGGCGACGACTCTCCAGGGAGCGATCGCCCCTCGGTCTAATCCTCTGTGATATTGATTACTTCCGACTCTACAACGAAGCCTACGGCTATCTCAGTGGTGACTTTTGCCTGCAACTGATCGCCGATGCCGTGCGCCAAGCCCTCAAACGTCCTGCCGACCTCGTAGCTCGCTATGGTGCAGAAGAATTCGCCGTCCTCCTTCCCCATACCGACCTCTCCGGAAGTACCCATGTTGCCCATATCATTGAACACAACATCATTGGCCTAGATCTAGAACACAAAACCTCCCCCGTTGCTCCCACCGTCACCGTGAGTATGGGGGTAGCAGCTCTCATCCCCCGTATCGATACCCAACCCCAATTTCTCCTCGAACTCACCCGCTATGTTCTTGACCAAGCCAAACGCAATGGCCATAACCAAATCGTGGCCGCCAACGCCTCCGTCCTGCTCGACTTTTAG
- a CDS encoding TolC family protein, producing the protein MNLDQSLLRIQQLVHLSLVFGGLFASYTLGFCGGLPVQASSLLGQTVQSEHNSEQKLLSLAIADVVQLVLENNTDIKNAYLDRIAQRQDLAVAEDKFNPDLTPRLLLNARRESIGPIITQSEGLDIGAALNTQLPIGTEITLDWRTRRRLERQYGSTAPFDQRGFNHEIRLELTQPLLRGSRVDVNRASIDRARLSNQVQILQVKSTLIDRVTEAIILYRQLFQRQEELGIAQLTLENSRRLLEVTEALIQAGRRAPVERIQGEADVANQELRVLDAQNALDQARLELLDLLELDQDLAITAQSPQLEDRPILDVEKLFALALENNPRYLQAQLNQKIANSNLIEAEDERRWNLDLEADYNWLPSNLVETRSDLTLALTLSKTWGDLQPEQQFQQSQVDVRKSQNTIEQVYSSLNIDINNHIRDIQLTWEQVEQSQSTTELVRQQLEAEETKLRLGIEGTSLNDIIRFQNDLANARQNELQVLIQYLNALTRLDQSLGVTLEEWNLNPELE; encoded by the coding sequence ATGAATCTCGATCAATCTCTCTTGAGAATACAACAATTAGTTCATCTATCCCTGGTCTTCGGGGGCCTATTTGCCAGCTATACCTTGGGTTTTTGCGGGGGACTTCCCGTACAAGCGAGTTCCTTACTAGGGCAAACTGTTCAGTCTGAACATAATTCAGAACAAAAGCTTTTATCTTTGGCGATCGCCGATGTCGTGCAACTGGTGCTTGAAAATAACACGGACATCAAAAATGCCTATCTCGATCGTATTGCCCAACGTCAAGATCTAGCGGTAGCTGAAGATAAATTCAATCCCGATCTTACTCCTCGTCTCTTACTCAATGCTCGTCGAGAATCCATTGGCCCCATTATTACCCAAAGTGAAGGCTTAGACATCGGAGCTGCCCTGAATACTCAACTCCCCATCGGTACTGAAATCACCCTTGACTGGAGAACCCGTCGGCGTTTAGAACGACAATATGGTTCTACTGCTCCGTTCGATCAAAGGGGATTCAACCATGAAATTCGACTGGAACTGACACAGCCCTTATTGCGAGGTTCAAGAGTCGATGTCAATCGTGCGTCCATTGATCGTGCCCGCTTGAGCAATCAAGTGCAAATTTTACAAGTTAAATCTACATTAATCGATCGAGTGACTGAGGCAATTATACTGTATCGTCAACTTTTCCAACGTCAAGAAGAACTGGGTATTGCCCAACTCACGCTAGAAAACTCTCGGCGTTTGTTAGAGGTTACAGAAGCCTTAATTCAGGCGGGAAGACGGGCCCCGGTCGAACGGATTCAAGGCGAGGCAGATGTGGCCAACCAAGAATTAAGGGTTTTAGATGCTCAAAATGCCTTAGATCAAGCTCGATTGGAGTTATTAGATTTATTAGAACTCGATCAGGATTTAGCGATTACAGCTCAATCGCCACAGTTAGAAGATAGACCGATCTTAGATGTGGAAAAATTATTCGCTTTAGCCCTAGAGAATAATCCAAGATACTTACAAGCTCAGTTAAATCAGAAAATTGCTAATTCTAATTTAATTGAAGCGGAAGATGAGCGCCGATGGAATTTAGATTTGGAGGCAGATTATAATTGGTTGCCTAGTAATTTAGTGGAAACCCGCTCCGATCTAACCCTGGCTTTGACCTTGAGTAAAACCTGGGGAGATTTGCAGCCCGAACAGCAGTTTCAACAAAGTCAGGTGGATGTGAGGAAGAGTCAAAATACCATCGAGCAAGTTTATTCGAGCTTAAATATTGATATCAATAATCACATCCGAGATATTCAGCTCACCTGGGAACAGGTCGAACAATCTCAATCCACCACGGAATTGGTGCGGCAGCAATTGGAGGCGGAAGAAACTAAGCTGCGTTTGGGCATTGAAGGGACATCCCTGAATGATATTATTCGTTTTCAAAATGATTTAGCGAATGCTCGACAAAATGAATTGCAAGTTTTAATCCAATATCTTAATGCATTGACTCGTCTCGATCAAAGTCTGGGAGTTACCCTAGAGGAATGGAATTTAAATCCAGAACTTGAGTAA
- a CDS encoding two-component system response regulator: protein MVNLIKTTQSGLILIVDDNTNNLRVLFNLLKKSGFRVLVATDGKNALDKVHQTYPDLILLDVMMPELSGFEVCRQLQANPKTQDIPVIFMTALSESEDKVKGFQLGAVDYITKPFYQEEVLSRIQLHLKLRSLTQNLREKNQQLHKEVQARLLAETQLKHLNEDLESRVMERTGQLSLALEQLQAREEQLSYEASHDHLTGLYNRLWVTQYLSTLLDHFSSSSQSNTGILFLDLGHFKRVNDHLGHRIGDQVLKVVAERLSGCWRGQGQVARLGGDKFLLILEEVENTDIEAIANRILEHLRSPITIGHYPISLHARIGIIPSILSYRQMTDILRDADIVMSEAKRAGKTGYCILNPQLQSRALERIQLEAELPLAIHNHQFELHYQPIIALDSHQLVGFEALIRWRHPQRGLISPGYFIDLAEETGCIEELGFIALTLACQQLQQWHQKFSQTQDLVINVNLSPLQLQNFHLLKTISDISNQHDISPHQIKLEVTESAFLENEGMPTKILEEIHHQGIKICIDDFGTGYSSLSRIHSFPVDTLKIDRCFVSRLDSSEGLAIIQTIISLAHHLGMDLVAEGIETEEQLNIVKEIGCEFGQGFLFAKPLKPEAATQFIQNYRIS, encoded by the coding sequence ATGGTCAACCTAATCAAGACAACCCAATCTGGACTGATTCTCATTGTTGATGATAATACCAACAATCTTAGGGTGCTATTTAACTTGCTGAAAAAATCAGGGTTTAGGGTATTAGTGGCCACAGATGGCAAAAATGCATTAGACAAAGTGCATCAAACCTATCCTGATTTAATCTTGCTGGATGTGATGATGCCAGAATTAAGTGGGTTTGAGGTCTGTCGGCAACTGCAAGCTAATCCCAAAACTCAAGACATTCCTGTTATTTTTATGACAGCCTTATCCGAGAGTGAAGATAAAGTTAAGGGATTCCAACTCGGTGCTGTGGACTACATTACCAAACCTTTCTATCAAGAAGAAGTCTTAAGTCGCATTCAACTGCATCTGAAGCTACGCTCTTTAACTCAAAATCTACGAGAAAAGAACCAGCAACTCCATAAAGAAGTCCAAGCCAGGCTGTTAGCAGAAACTCAATTAAAACATCTCAATGAAGATTTAGAAAGTCGGGTAATGGAGCGCACGGGGCAGCTCTCTTTAGCCTTAGAGCAACTGCAAGCTAGGGAAGAGCAACTCAGTTATGAAGCCTCTCACGATCATCTAACAGGATTGTATAACCGCTTGTGGGTGACCCAATATTTATCAACATTGTTAGACCATTTTTCCAGTTCCTCTCAGAGCAACACCGGCATTTTGTTCTTAGATTTAGGCCATTTTAAGCGAGTTAACGATCATTTGGGGCATCGCATTGGGGATCAAGTATTGAAAGTGGTGGCCGAACGTCTGTCAGGATGCTGGCGAGGTCAAGGGCAAGTGGCCCGTTTGGGGGGAGACAAGTTTTTGTTAATACTAGAAGAAGTAGAAAATACGGATATAGAGGCGATCGCCAACCGGATCTTAGAGCATCTGCGATCGCCCATTACCATCGGCCACTATCCCATTTCCCTCCATGCTCGTATCGGCATTATCCCATCCATCCTCAGCTATCGGCAAATGACCGACATTCTCCGCGACGCAGATATCGTCATGTCAGAAGCCAAACGCGCCGGAAAAACCGGGTATTGCATCCTCAACCCCCAACTCCAGTCTCGTGCCTTAGAACGCATTCAACTCGAAGCCGAATTACCCCTCGCCATCCACAACCATCAATTCGAGCTACACTATCAACCCATTATCGCCCTCGATAGCCACCAACTCGTTGGTTTTGAAGCCTTAATTCGCTGGCGACATCCTCAACGGGGACTCATTTCCCCCGGATACTTTATTGACCTAGCCGAAGAAACCGGATGTATTGAAGAACTCGGATTCATCGCTCTTACCTTAGCCTGCCAACAACTCCAACAGTGGCATCAAAAATTTTCCCAGACGCAAGATTTAGTCATTAACGTCAATCTATCCCCCTTGCAACTCCAAAACTTTCACCTTCTCAAAACCATTTCTGATATCTCTAATCAACATGATATTTCACCCCATCAAATTAAACTAGAAGTTACCGAAAGTGCTTTTTTAGAAAACGAAGGGATGCCCACTAAAATCCTAGAAGAAATCCATCATCAAGGCATCAAAATTTGTATTGATGATTTCGGCACAGGATATTCATCCTTGAGCCGTATCCATTCTTTTCCTGTAGACACACTCAAAATTGACCGATGTTTTGTTTCTCGTCTAGATAGCTCAGAAGGTTTGGCAATTATTCAAACCATCATTTCCTTAGCTCACCATCTCGGTATGGATCTGGTTGCTGAAGGCATAGAAACCGAAGAACAACTGAATATCGTCAAAGAAATAGGGTGCGAATTTGGCCAAGGGTTTTTGTTTGCAAAACCCCTAAAACCTGAAGCGGCCACTCAGTTTATTCAAAATTACCGCATTAGTTGA
- a CDS encoding hybrid sensor histidine kinase/response regulator — translation MNTSSIDQKTLLVVDDNPTNIKVLFNFLKEEGFKVLVAKDGLNALEKLTSIQPDLILLDIMMPGIDGFETCHRIKEDPKINSIPIIFMTALADANNKVKGLSSGAVDYITKPFQQEEVLARINLHLKLKSLTQELASVNASLEQKVEERTAELKKAQSQLVLTEKMSSLGQLVAGIVHEINNPVGFIAGNIAEAKNYAQDLIQIVQLYQEKYPEPDDEILDELEAIDFDYLQEDFPKLLKSMEEGTNRITNISQSMRTFSRADSDQKVPFNCHDGIDSTIMILRHRLKAKDYRPEIEITKNYGDLPPVPCYPGQLNQVFMNLLANAIDALEDSNQGKSYEEIQSQPNAIQITTSYDAAENQVQIDVHDNGIGMKPDIQQKIFDYLFTTKGVNKGTGLGLAISREIIEDKHQGTLDFTSQLGQGTTFTVTLPVKE, via the coding sequence ATGAACACTTCTTCTATCGATCAAAAAACCCTGCTGGTGGTTGACGACAATCCTACCAATATCAAAGTTCTATTCAACTTTCTCAAAGAAGAAGGATTTAAAGTTTTAGTCGCCAAAGATGGCTTAAACGCCTTAGAGAAACTCACTTCTATCCAGCCCGACTTAATTTTACTCGACATCATGATGCCCGGAATTGATGGCTTTGAAACCTGCCATCGAATCAAAGAAGACCCCAAAATTAACAGCATTCCCATTATTTTTATGACTGCCTTAGCCGATGCCAACAACAAAGTCAAAGGACTCAGTTCAGGAGCCGTTGATTATATTACCAAACCCTTTCAACAAGAAGAAGTCTTAGCCCGCATTAACTTGCATCTGAAATTAAAATCTCTCACCCAAGAACTCGCTAGTGTAAATGCGTCCTTGGAACAAAAAGTTGAGGAACGAACCGCAGAACTCAAAAAAGCTCAGTCTCAATTGGTTCTGACCGAAAAAATGTCCTCTTTGGGGCAACTGGTGGCCGGAATTGTCCATGAAATTAATAATCCCGTTGGCTTCATTGCTGGCAATATCGCCGAAGCCAAAAATTATGCCCAAGACTTAATTCAGATCGTTCAACTCTATCAAGAAAAGTATCCCGAACCCGATGATGAAATTCTTGATGAATTAGAAGCCATTGATTTTGACTACTTACAGGAAGACTTTCCCAAACTCCTCAAATCCATGGAAGAAGGAACCAATCGCATTACGAACATTAGTCAATCCATGCGTACTTTTTCCCGTGCTGATAGCGATCAAAAAGTGCCCTTTAACTGTCATGATGGTATCGACAGCACCATCATGATTCTCAGGCATCGACTGAAGGCGAAAGACTATCGACCCGAAATTGAAATTACTAAAAACTATGGTGATTTACCCCCCGTTCCCTGTTATCCGGGACAATTAAATCAGGTGTTCATGAACTTATTAGCCAATGCTATTGATGCTTTAGAAGATTCTAATCAAGGTAAAAGTTATGAGGAAATTCAAAGCCAGCCGAATGCAATTCAGATTACCACCAGTTATGATGCTGCTGAAAACCAAGTTCAAATTGATGTCCATGATAATGGTATAGGCATGAAGCCAGACATCCAACAGAAAATTTTTGATTATTTGTTCACGACCAAAGGAGTCAATAAAGGTACAGGACTAGGGTTGGCAATTTCCCGTGAAATTATTGAAGACAAACATCAAGGAACCCTAGACTTTACCTCGCAACTTGGACAAGGAACAACCTTTACGGTAACGTTACCCGTGAAGGAATAG